The Lycium ferocissimum isolate CSIRO_LF1 chromosome 10, AGI_CSIRO_Lferr_CH_V1, whole genome shotgun sequence genome window below encodes:
- the LOC132034280 gene encoding beta-amylase-like: MTPASNYKIPMGNYVPIYVMLPLGVVSIENKFIDQEKIEKELKELKAAGVDGVMVDVWWGIIELKGPKQYDWSAYKSLFLLIQKVGLKIQAIMSFHQCGGNVGDVVNIPLPKWVLDVGEKNPDIFYTNRAGIRDKEYLSLGVDNQCLFQGRTAVQIYSDYMASFKENMLDLLVAGAIVDIEVGLGPAGELRYPSYPQTQGWKFPGIGEFQCYDKYMREDFRETADKAGKPKFNLPGDAGTYNDTPNKTGFFKKGGNYQTEYGHFFLTWYSNKLILHGDQIIGEANKVFRGFPVKIAAKVSGIHWWYKDSSHAAELTAGYYNLFDRDGYRPIARMLSRHYASLNFTCLEMKDTEQSAEAMSAPQELVQQVLSSGWKEFIDVAGENALARYDATAYDQILLNVRPNGINLHGPPKLKMAGFTYLRLSDDLMKQQNFELFNKFVHKMHADLDPSPNFANPAPLQSSQPEIPIEKLLEATKASRAFPWYPLTDTPVEGGNPFD, translated from the exons ATGACTCCAGCTTCTAATTACAAAATTCCAATGGGTAATTATGTGCCCATTTATGTTATGCTCCCG CTTGGAGTTGTTTCAATTGAAAACAAGTTCATAGATCAAGAAAAGATTGAGAAGGAGCTAAAGGAGCTGAAAGCTGCTGGAGTTGATGGAGTCATGGTTGATGTGTGGTGGGGAATTATAGAACTAAAAGGCCCAAAACAATATGATTGGTCTGCCTACAAGAGCTTGTTTCTACTTATTCAAAAAGTTGGACTTAAAATACAGGCTATTATGTCATTCCACCAGTGTGGTGGCAATGTAGGAGATGTTGTAAATATACCTCTTCCAAAATGGGTACTTGATGTTGGTGAAAAAAATCCTGATATCTTCTACACTAACAGGGCTGGCATCAGAGATAAGGAGTACTTGTCTCTAGGTGTTGATAATCAATGTCTCTTTCAAGGACGAACTGCTGTTCAG ATTTATAGTGACTACATGGCTAGCTTCAAGGAGAACATGTTGGATCTTTTGGTAGCTGGAGCTATAGTAGACATTGAGGTAGGACTTGGTCCTGCTGGAGAGCTCAGGTATCCTTCTTACCCACAGACTCAAGGCTGGAAATTCCCTGGCATTGGTGAATTTCAG TGCTATGACAAGTATATGAGAGAAGATTTCAGGGAGACTGCAGATAAGGCGGGGAAGCCAAAATTCAACCTTCCAGGTGATGCTGGGACTTACAATGATACACCTAATAAGACAGGTTTCTTTAAGAAAGGGGGTAACTATCAAACAGAATATGGGCACTTCTTCTTGACTTGGTACTCCAACAAGCTCATCCTTCATGGAGATCAGATCATTGGAGAAGCCAACAAAGTCTTCAGGGGTTTCCCAGTCAAAATTGCAGCCAAA GTATCTGGAATTCACTGGTGGTACAAAGACAGTAGCCATGCAGCAGAGCTAACTGCTGGATACTACAACTTGTTTGATAGAGATGGATATCGACCCATTGCAAGGATGCTGTCAAGGCACTATGCTTCTTTGAATTTTACATGTCTTGAAATGAAGGATACTGAACAATCAGCTGAAGCTATGAGTGCTCCTCAAGAACTTGTCCAGCAg gTGTTGAGTTCAGGGTGGAAGGAGTTCATTGATGTAGCTGGTGAAAATGCACTAGCAAGATATGATGCCACAGCCTATGATCAAATCCTTCTTAATGTTAGGCCAAATGGTATCAATTTGCATGGTCCACCAAAGTTGAAGATGGCTGGATTTACTTACCTTCGTCTATCTGATGATCTCATGAAGCAACAAAACTTTGAGCTCTTCAACAAATTTGTTCACAAAATGCATGCCGATCTG GATCCATCTCCAAATTTTGCGAATCCAGCTCCTCTACAAAGCTCTCAACCTGAGATTCCAATTGAGAAACTATTGGAAGCAACTAAAGCAAGCAGAGCATTCCCATGGTACCCTTTAACAGATACGCCTGTGGAGGGTGGAAATCCCTTTGATTGA
- the LOC132034281 gene encoding protein STRICTOSIDINE SYNTHASE-LIKE 2-like — protein MASSVLSLSNSSSNFYKLSFAATVMFVIWSFFIFDENSLIERRLVEEKEAIPIGGGAVGPESFAFDTHGDGPYAGVSDGRIIKWLPNETRWLDFAVTSPERDGCEGFHDHSDTEHRCGRPLGLDFDENTGDLYIADAYLGLLVVGPNGGLATKLSKMVQGVPFGFTNSLCIDQTHGVLYFTDSSTTFSRRSYVSVIVSGDSTGRLMKYDMKSKQVSVLLKNLKFPNGVAMNKHGDFLLFAETTTCKIFKFWLKTSQAGTVELVSELPGFPDNIKRNEKGEFWVGVNSRRSKFLSWILSKSWIRNNLPKIPFDITKAHSYMSSLGFGGGGLAIRLSEDGHVVEILEDPKNKRWRFVSEVLEINGNLWVGSVKLPFAIKEKVASSENFVGHQREL, from the exons ATGGCTTCTTCTGTGCTATCTCTTTCTAACTCCTCATCAAACTTTTATAAGCTTTCGTTTGCTGCAACTGTTATGTTTGTGATAtggtccttttttatttttgatgaaAATTCATTAATAGAGAGAAGGCttgttgaagaaaaagaagcaatCCCAATAGGGGGTGGCGCTGTTGGGCCAGAGAGCTTTGCTTTTGACACTCATGGTGATGGTCCTTATGCTGGTGTTTCTGATGGACGTATCATCAAATGGCTACCAAATGAGACCCGTTGGCTTGATTTCGCCGTCACCTCGCCGGAAAG GGATGGATGCGAAGGTTTTCATGATCATTCTGATACTGAGCACAGATGTGGGCGCCCATTGGGTCTGGACTTTGATGAAAATACTGGTGATCTATATATTGCAGATGCTTACTTGGGCCTCCTTGTTGTGGGCCCAAATGGAGGCCTTGCTACCAAACTTTCTAAAATGGTACAAGGTGTTCCTTTTGGATTCACCAATTCACTCTGCATTGATCAAACTCACGGAGTCCTGTATTTTACAGATAGCAGCACCACATTCTCAAGAAG GAGTTATGTATCGGTCATAGTTAGCGGTGACAGCACGGGAAGGTTAATGAAATATGACATGAAAAGCAAGCAAGTCTCAGTTCTTCTCAAGAATCTCAAGTTCCCAAATGGAGTAGCCATGAACAAACATGGTGATTTCCTCCTTTTTGCAGAGACAACCACTTGTAAAATCTTCAAATTTTGGCTCAAAACATCACAAGCTGGCACTGTTGAGCTTGTTTCAGAGCTCCCAGGTTTTCCAGACAATATTAAACGGAACGAAAAAGGAGAGTTTTGGGTGGGAGTTAATTCAAGAAGAAGCAAATTCTTGAGTTGGATCCTCTCCAAAAGTTGGATTAGAAATAATTTACCTAAAATACCTTTTGATATTACTAAAGCCCATTCTTATATGTCAAGTCTTGGTTTTGGTGGGGGTGGTTTAGCAATTAGACTTAGTGAAGATGGCCATGTAGTGGAGATTTTAGAGGACCCAAAGAACAAAAGGTGGAGGTTTGTCAGTGAAGTActtgaaataaatggaaatttatGGGTTGGATCAGTAAAATTGCCATTCGCAATTAAAGAGAAGGTGGCTAGTTCTGAAAATTTTGTTGGACACCAACGCGAATTATGA